TCCGTTTCTGTTCATGTCTGGACATGGGACTGTCAGATTTACCCAGAAGGAGGCAGAAAGGCTCAGATCATATCTTCTCAAGGGGGGCTTTCTCTTTGCGGATGATGACTACGGTATGGACAAGACGTTCAGAGAAGAGATGAAGAGAGTATTCCCGGAAAAGGACCTCATTGAGCTCCCGTTCAATCACAAAATATATCATTCGTTCTACGACTTCCCGAATGGCCCCCCGAAAATTCACGAACATGACGGGAAGCCGCCCCAGGGTCTTGCCATAGTTGACAAGGGAAGAGTCCTCGTTTTCTATACTTACGAGACCGATATTGGTGATGGACTTGAAGACGCCGATATTCACAATGATCCCCCCGAGAAAAGGGAAGCAGCACTGAGGATGGCTATAAACATCGTCACCTATGCACTCACCGATTGATGAAAAAGGCAGTTTCGCCGGAAAGCTCAGAGAGACTCTGCTTTCTGGAAAGAAGCACTATCTCAAGCGCACAGCCCTGAGGGGTGTATTGAGAGCTGTCTCGCTCGCGCTCTTCTTCTTCCTCGCAGCCCTTCTTGTTGAGATTTCGTTTCCAGGGAATAGAGCTGTGGAAACGCTCCTTTTCCTCCTGATCCTTCTCTCTTCTTTCTGGGCGCTGGTCAATCTCGTATTCCTTCCACTTGCGAGAATGCCGAATTTGGAGGGCTTTGCTCACCTTCTCGACAAGACGTTGAGGGATAGAAGAAATACCTTCCTGAATGCGTTGCTGCTTGGAAATGCAAGGGAAAAGCTGAAAGCAACGGCATCGACTCAGATGATAGATAAGGTTCTCAGTGACGTTTCGGGTCTTGCGACTCCTTCCCGCGTGCGGGCACCCGGGGATGGACAGGAACTCAGGGGGCCTGGGAGAAATGCGATTCTTGCGCTCCTTATCGTCCTTGTCCTTTTTGTCCTGTTTCCCTCAAGAATTCCGACTCTCGCAATGAGAATTCTTTCGCCTTCCTACTCACCCGGACAGGTCTCCATTCTCAAGGTTCTTCCCGGAGACTGTTCGGTTCCCAGGGGAGCGACGTTCAATGTTGAAGCTCTAACGATTGGAGGAACCGGCTTTCCCACCCTCAGATTCCGGTCGGGAGTCTCCCAGTTCAGTTCAAAAACAATGCAGGAACTTCCCGGCGAGGGAAGGGAGGATGTGAAAAGGTTCGGTATTTCGTTGGGAGAGGTCTTCTCTGATCTGGAGTACGAAGTCCGCTTCGGCGGGAAGAAGAGCAAGCTCTACAACGTGGATGTGCTGGAGCCGATAAGACCCGTTGCATTCAAGATGAAGTATCTGCCTCCCGGGTACACTGGTTTAGATGGAGAAGAAATTCAAAGCTCAACCGGCGATATTTCTGCTCTCAAGGGAACGGCAGTGACGCTCGACGTCACAACCAACGAAAGGTGTGAAAGGGGAACCATTCAGCTTGGACTTGGCAAGGAAGTCGAGCTCAAGAGCATTTCTTCCAGGGTCCTGAGGGCAACTTTCGGAGTTGTTGCGGACGACTCGTATGTTCTGAGATTGGCAGACCCGGAGTTGGCACGCCAGAAATCGAAAGGGAGTTCCCTTTCAGGGGAGCAAATCCGGGCAGGGGAAGACCTGCGTGGAAGCTCTTCCGGCACTGTGCCGGGAGCCATTGTTGCGGCAGCGGCAAGCTTCAAGTACAAAATAACCGCGCTCGCTGATAATCCACCTTTTGTCAAGATCGTCGAGCCCTCTGACGACATAGAACTGCCAAGGGAAATGAGATTCCCGGTCGTCTATGAGGTTGCAGATGATTTTGGCATAAGCGCGCTTTCGGTTGTCTGGGAGAAAAAAGACGGACCAGGGGGCAGGGCGGCAATGCCACCGCCTCAGGGCAAAGGTGGAAACGGCCAGTTCCCGTGGAACCTCTCCTCAATCGAGATTCTTCCTGGCGACACTCTAACCTATTTTCTCGAAGCAAGGGACAACGATATGATAAGCGGCCCCAAGGTTGGGCAGAGCGA
The sequence above is drawn from the Candidatus Eisenbacteria bacterium genome and encodes:
- a CDS encoding DUF4159 domain-containing protein codes for the protein MRLFCILIPRTVRSVLLILGAVSGLPVSLGSLLHGSGIPLASVSTCWAATKTDAGFIIARLKYKGGGDWYGNATSLRNLMNALRVRGNVVVKADKEATVEIMDGDLFNHPFLFMSGHGTVRFTQKEAERLRSYLLKGGFLFADDDYGMDKTFREEMKRVFPEKDLIELPFNHKIYHSFYDFPNGPPKIHEHDGKPPQGLAIVDKGRVLVFYTYETDIGDGLEDADIHNDPPEKREAALRMAINIVTYALTD